In ANME-2 cluster archaeon, the sequence CCTCTTTATTAATCAGGGAGTTAATGAGGATATATCTATTGATTTTGTTTGTGTCATATTCAGTCTCAAATATAGATCTGGTTAATCAGGGAGAATATTTCTATTTATCAGTGGCTGAATAGTTTTCATTATAGATACCTTTATAGTCCTGCATTTATAACATTTAAAATAGGTTAAACCGTGGGGTCGGGTGTGAGGAGACTCAGATTATTGTCTGAACCGTGTCTGAACCAGTATGTACCTATGTATCTCATATCCTGAAAACCATTTTAAAAGCAGGTGAAATTAATGGTCTCAAAAGAAAATATTGGCGAAAAGGCGGGTGGACAGAACTGGATAATTCTGGCTGGGGAAGAAGCGGGGCCAATATCAAATAAAATGGGCGGAATCTGGAACGTAATTGATTCCGAAGCTGTCACTATGGCAAGACTTCTGGATTCAGGAGAGATATCCCAGGTCAACAATACCAGGATTATCGTGGCAGGCCCGTATTATGGGTTCAGTGGTGCGGACTGGAACACAGGACTTGACAGGATAACTGACCTGTCTGGTTATGGTGAAGTTGAATTGGATGGTGAGCTGGAAACGGTCCTGCGGGAATTGGAAAAAAACGGCATAAAATTCATGACAAGTTCCAGGATGATTGGAAATTATGAGATATTGTATATTCTTTTTGATACCTGTATGTTCAATACAATCTCTACATTGTTTAATGGCCAGGAGATGACGCTTTCCAACAAGGTGAAAAGAGAAGCTTATGAACTGATAGAACTGAACTCCTTACAATACGAGACCACGGGGTGTGCAACAGAATATACTCATTACCTTAATCTTTCGTTTGCCATATCTGAATTCATACGTATTTTATTGACCTTGAAAGAAAAGGATGCCGAAAAATACCAGGATGAAGCCATATCTGAATTCGCCCTTTCCCTTACTCAACACGTATCTGTTTCCCTCCATTGCCATGAATTCGGGGTATTCTATACTATTGCACGGCTTGAAAAGATGGGATTGCCTATCAGGACCGTGGCTACCTTCCATGCCACGATACCGGGTCGTACAGCAGGGTACCGTGCCATAAACAAGATACAGAATAATGACGCGCGTTTCGATACAGGGGTCAATGAAGCATTTGCCAAACTGGAATCACTGGCATCATATGCTGATGCTGTGACCGCAGTGGGTGATTCCACGAGAAAAGAAGTGCGCCTGTTCTATGGTATCGATTCAATACTTGTGCGCAATGGTATTGAAACCATTGAAGGAAGCATGGACTGGGATAATAAAGAATTGTGCCGCAAGAGGATACAGGAGTTCCTGTCAGATAATCTCTACAAACATTTCAATGGAGAGAAGATTGACCCTGAAAAGATACTTCCCCTATTTACCATATCCAGGATCGAGCTTGAGAATAAGGGATATCCTGACCTGCTGGATGCACTTGTGGTGCACGACAGGCTGATCAAGAACCATATTCTTAGTGGCACCATGGACGATGATGTAAAGGTAGTCTGTTTACTTATCACAGCCCACGGCCCGAAGAACATGTCCCGTCTGCAGGAAGGTTTTCCGATAAACCTGCCTGTTGAAATACTGGATGGTGAAGAACTGAGGCTTAACCAGATGATACAGGAGCGCAATCTCCAGTGCGAAAACCTATCCCGGAATACGCGGTCTGTCGCAGCGTGCCTGTATCCACAGTGGATAGGTCCCAATGACGGTGGATTGAACATGACCTCTGCGGAATTAATGTCTGGATGTGTTGCAGGGATATTCCCTTCAAAGTACGACCCGTTCCTGTTGACCGGACTTGAAGCCGGAGCACAGGCTACTCCAAGCATTGTAAGCCGGGTTTGCGGGTTCAGTGATGCTTTGAAAACACTCAAGAGGCTTGTTGTGGGTATGGGAGGGGTCGTGGTGGTGGACAATATCAATATCTCACCCAACGAGACTGTTGTGGATTATGCTCTTGCAATGGATTATTTCACGAGCACGTATATCCAGGATAAAGTGAAATATAATCTGTTATGCCAGGAGGCATTTCAACTGGCCAGGGAAATGAACTGGAACATGCCTGCCAAACGTTATTATGAAATATTGACCGGGATAAAATCCGTTCAATGAACGGTAGAGGGAGAGGAATCGTTGAATATAGCTTTTGTAAGCATAGAATTTCCACCAAGGATATTTGGCGGCCTTGGTACGTATGTGACCAGTATGTCAGCCAAATGTGTTGAAATGGGGCACAGGGTATGGATATTCACACCTAACAATGGCAAAGAATTGCCATTACAGGAAACAATGGATGGGATTGAGGTGTACAGGCCCCGGTCAGTCTCATGTGTCGATACATTCAGGCATTTTGCCTCACCAGATACACTTGATAGGTGGGGGGAAGGCGGCATTGATTTTTTATGCGACCTTATCAGTTACAATCATTTATCTGCACATCTGCTGGAAGACCTGATGGAAACTGAACATATAGATATATGCATAGCACATGACTGGCTCGGGCTTCCGGCAGCCCTGTCTGTTAAAAGAGATACCGGGATTCCCATCATCTACCATATTCACAGTACAGAAGCCGGACGCTCGCTGGGTTCTCCCAATCCTCAACTTGTTTCCTTTGAGATGATGGGGATACAGCTTGCTGATACCGTGATCACCGTATCGCATGCTATGAAAGATGAACTGATAACAATGGGCGCTGACCCTGGAAAGGTCCACGTATGCCATAACGGCATCGATGCAAAGACATTCGCCCCATCACATATCGATAAAAGACAACTATCATTAACACGTAAGCAGTACAATATAGCACCGGATAATGCGGTCATCCTTTTTTTGGGCCGGCTGGAACAGGTGAAGGGGCCTGATAAACTTGTCAAGGCAATGTCAGAGGTAATCGAATCAAACCCAGCGGCCAGACTGGTTATGGTTGGGAGCGGTACGCAGGAAGGTCTGATAAGGGATATGATAACACAATATAGTCTTGACCACCATGTTTTTATCAATACATCATTTTTAGACGATATCTCGAAGATACACCATTATGCAATGGCAGATGTATGCGTTTTTCCAAGCCTGTACGAGCCTTTTGGTATAGTAGCGCTCGAAGCTATGGCTATGGAGAAACCTGTGGTTGCGGGGGCCCGGGGTGTGAGCGGGCTTAGGGAGATAGTGATAACCCCACCAGCGAGCAGACCCACAGGCATGCATGTAAACCCAATTGACCCCGGAGATATTGCATGGGGTATCAATACGGTATTACATGACCGCGATGTTGCCAGACTTTGGGGGAAGAACGGACGCCAGCGTGTACTCGATACTTTTTCCTGGAACAGTATTGCAAAAAAGACCTTGAAGATCTATGAAGGGATAATAAATGCCTGAACTGAGAAAACATTATTTTTTAGAGGAATACTGTATCATAGCAGCAGAACGTGGCAGGAGACCTTCGGATTTTGTATCGCAACCTGAACTATCAGGTATAACGGATTGTGCGTTCTGTGGTGGTAATGAAGATAAGACACCGCCTGCTAATGCAGTTTACCGGGCCGGAAAGGTGCTTAAGGATGATGATGGAGAGCGTGTAAAAGAGTGGCAGATACGTTGTATTCCGAATCTATACCCTGCTTTGAGTCAAGATGCAGTCCCGTTTGAAGCATCATCAGTGCGGCAACAGGAAGGATGGCAGGTTCAAAACGGATACGGATTCCATGAAGTCATTGTGGAATCTCCACTACATAGCAAGACATTACCTGATCTCACAGACGATGAGATTGGGCTTCTCATGCGTGCATACCGGGACCGCGTTGCATATTACCGTTCTCAACGAGGTATCGTATATGTCTCCCTTTTCAAGAATTCGGGCAAGAGTGCGGGTGCATCCCTTGAACATACTCATTCTCAATTGATCGCCCTGCCGGTACAACCTCCCATACTTCAACAGGAACTGGATGTCATGGCTCATCTTGATAAATGCCCGTATTGCACGATTGCCAGAACCGAATGCGGATCTCCACGACTGGTGACCAGGAACAGGGATTGGGTTGCGTTCACGCCTTTTAGTTCAAGGTTCCCCTTCGAGGTCTGGCTGTTGCCTTTTAAGCATGTACCAGACCTTGTCGCATGTCCGGAAATCGTTCTTGGGTCGCTGGGAATCATTTTGAGGGAAGTGATGAGAAAATATAGACGACTGCTGGGTGAAATGTCCTATAATTACCTGTTCTTCCAGGGTCCTGGACCTTATCACCTGAACCTGCGCATCCAGCCAGTACTCACAACGGTTGCAGGTTTTGAGAAAAATACCGGTATCTTCATCAATACCATGGCTCCGGAACAGGCAGCAGCAGACCTGAGAAACATCACCGGGATTAAGTGAGCACAAGTCTTATTATTCAATATGACATTATAATAATCGTAACTATTCCTTTTTTGGGGGAAAGGATAGTTAATGGGAGTTAAGTAATGGAATCTTTAAGAATTGGAATGTTCTCATGGGAGAGTCTCTACTCTATTAAAGTAGGAGGTATAGCACCGCATGTTACTGAGATTGCCGAATCT encodes:
- a CDS encoding glycogen synthase — translated: MGGIWNVIDSEAVTMARLLDSGEISQVNNTRIIVAGPYYGFSGADWNTGLDRITDLSGYGEVELDGELETVLRELEKNGIKFMTSSRMIGNYEILYILFDTCMFNTISTLFNGQEMTLSNKVKREAYELIELNSLQYETTGCATEYTHYLNLSFAISEFIRILLTLKEKDAEKYQDEAISEFALSLTQHVSVSLHCHEFGVFYTIARLEKMGLPIRTVATFHATIPGRTAGYRAINKIQNNDARFDTGVNEAFAKLESLASYADAVTAVGDSTRKEVRLFYGIDSILVRNGIETIEGSMDWDNKELCRKRIQEFLSDNLYKHFNGEKIDPEKILPLFTISRIELENKGYPDLLDALVVHDRLIKNHILSGTMDDDVKVVCLLITAHGPKNMSRLQEGFPINLPVEILDGEELRLNQMIQERNLQCENLSRNTRSVAACLYPQWIGPNDGGLNMTSAELMSGCVAGIFPSKYDPFLLTGLEAGAQATPSIVSRVCGFSDALKTLKRLVVGMGGVVVVDNINISPNETVVDYALAMDYFTSTYIQDKVKYNLLCQEAFQLAREMNWNMPAKRYYEILTGIKSVQ
- a CDS encoding glycosyltransferase family 4 protein — protein: MNIAFVSIEFPPRIFGGLGTYVTSMSAKCVEMGHRVWIFTPNNGKELPLQETMDGIEVYRPRSVSCVDTFRHFASPDTLDRWGEGGIDFLCDLISYNHLSAHLLEDLMETEHIDICIAHDWLGLPAALSVKRDTGIPIIYHIHSTEAGRSLGSPNPQLVSFEMMGIQLADTVITVSHAMKDELITMGADPGKVHVCHNGIDAKTFAPSHIDKRQLSLTRKQYNIAPDNAVILFLGRLEQVKGPDKLVKAMSEVIESNPAARLVMVGSGTQEGLIRDMITQYSLDHHVFINTSFLDDISKIHHYAMADVCVFPSLYEPFGIVALEAMAMEKPVVAGARGVSGLREIVITPPASRPTGMHVNPIDPGDIAWGINTVLHDRDVARLWGKNGRQRVLDTFSWNSIAKKTLKIYEGIINA
- a CDS encoding DUF4921 family protein; amino-acid sequence: MPELRKHYFLEEYCIIAAERGRRPSDFVSQPELSGITDCAFCGGNEDKTPPANAVYRAGKVLKDDDGERVKEWQIRCIPNLYPALSQDAVPFEASSVRQQEGWQVQNGYGFHEVIVESPLHSKTLPDLTDDEIGLLMRAYRDRVAYYRSQRGIVYVSLFKNSGKSAGASLEHTHSQLIALPVQPPILQQELDVMAHLDKCPYCTIARTECGSPRLVTRNRDWVAFTPFSSRFPFEVWLLPFKHVPDLVACPEIVLGSLGIILREVMRKYRRLLGEMSYNYLFFQGPGPYHLNLRIQPVLTTVAGFEKNTGIFINTMAPEQAAADLRNITGIK